A part of Podarcis muralis chromosome 13, rPodMur119.hap1.1, whole genome shotgun sequence genomic DNA contains:
- the LOC144325097 gene encoding uncharacterized protein LOC144325097, with the protein MALSGVNQSHVQPVWAEIPSRSADIGARAVPSTGPSEEELKIILFQLGCHLVMDDGEGDPSNLSALPAQNLLADPVNSRLPSLDIQLEMGIFCSAAYFGDGGFSI; encoded by the exons ATGGCGCTGAGCGGAGTCAACCAGAGCCACGTGCAGCCCGTTTGGGCCGAGATCCCGTCCCGTTCCGCAGATATCGGCGCCCGGGCTGTGCCCAG CACCGGCCCCTCAGAGGAGGAACTGAAGATTATCCTCTTCCAGTTAGGCTGCCACCTCGTTATGGATGACGGCGAGGGCGACCCCAGCAACCTGAGCGCCCTGCCCGCCCAGAACCTGCTCGCGGACCCCGTGAACTCCAGG CTGCCGAGCCTAGACATCCAGCTGGAAATGGGCATCTTCTGCTCGGCTGCGTATTTCGGCGACGGGGGGTTCTCCATATAA